The Thermoproteales archaeon genome includes the window TCTCAGCAATTTCAACAATTTCCTTGGCTTCATTTAATGTGGAGGAGATAGGTTTCTCGATAAGCAAATCCATAGAATCCAAAAGAACTCTTGCAATTTTATAATGAAGAATTGTTGGTACAGCTATGATAGCAGCATCAGGTTTTTCTCGGTTTTTCATTTCTATGACATCGGTGTAGTACTTTTCTATTCCATATTGTTTAGAAACTCTTTTCAAAATTTCTAGGTTTGGATCTACTAACACTAGCTCGTCAATAGTATTTTTTTCCATGATTCTCTTAAGTACTCTTACGTGGTTTCTTCCCCACCGTCCTGTTCCAACTATAGCAATTTTCAAGGTTATCCTCTTTATTTTGCTGGACAGTAGCATTAATATTTTCCGTCTAAATTACATAACGAGGATGAGTTGCTATGAACAGTGTAAGGCTTATTTTGCTAACTGGTATGCCTGGCGCTGGAAAATCTCTAGTAAGTAAAGGAGCTGAGCTATTGGAAATTCCCGTTCTGACGATGGGTGATATAGTTAGAGAAGAAACTGAGAAAAGGAAGCTTAAACCAACCCCGGAGAATACAGGCCTGGTAGCTAAAAAATTAAGAGAAGAATATGGAAAAGATGTTATTGCAAAGCTTATCTTTAAGAAGATTCTCAACCAAAAATATGAAGTAGTTTTGATTGATGGACTTAGAAGCCTCTACGAGCTAGATTTTTTTAAGAAATCAGCGAAGGATATAACTTTAATTGCTATTCATGCATCGCCTAAAACTAGATTTCAGCGTTTAAGAAATCGTAATAGAGAGGATGATCCTAAAACATGGGAAGAATTTTGCAACCGTGATAGGCGCGAACTGGAATTTGGTATAGGAAGTGTCATAGCACTGGCCGATATTATGATTGTAAATGAAAATATCTCAAAAAATGAGTTATTGGAAAAAGTTTGCAAGATTTTGAAAGAGGTGGCTAGAAAATGAAAATAACTGTTCGAGTAGAAGTAAGACCGACTGAAAACATAGAAAAAGTGCGAAAAGCATTGTACAACGTCTTTGAACCAGAAAAACTTGAGGAAAAAATTGAAGAGGATTATAGAGTATTGATAGCTGAAGGTAATTGTTATAAGAGCTTGTTAAAGCTTCATAGCTTATTGAGAACACAATTTATACTCGATGCGGCTCGTGAATATTTAAAACGTGGAATGTATGATAAGGGCTTAGTTTTCTATCTCAATAAGCAGGCTGCATATGTGGGTGTAGTTTCTTTCTGTAGTTTTGAATATGGAGAAAGCCCTTTAGGAGCTATAGTGTTCCATGTGGAAACCGAGAATCCACGAAGATTGATAGATTGGTTAGCTCCGCGGACTATAAACGGAAGGCCGATAAGAGAAATTGAGCCACCCAGCGAAGATCCTTAATCTAGAATTCTCTAAAAGAGAGACTTATGTAATGTTCAGTCTTTTTAATGTCGACAATTAGTTTGTCTCTAGAAAGAAATGTTCTAGGGAAAACGCTTCTAGCCTCCTTTAGCATGTTTGTCAGATTTTCATTATACCTGGAGCTATAATGAAATAAAAATAAGAATTTTGCTCTAGAAAGTCTAGCTATTTTCGCGGCTTGTACTGACGTAGAATGTCCAGACTCGGCAGCGTCCTTTTCTAGTTTTTCTTCGAAGGTTGCGTCGTGGATGAGCAGGTCGGCATTAACAGCAAAAGAAACTAAACTTTCGTCGTATCTAGTATCTCCTGTATAGACGACTTTTATTCCTTCGCGAGGTGGGCCTAAAACATCTTCTGGTTTAACTATTAAACCTGATGGTGTTTTTATAGTAAAGCCG containing:
- the fliE gene encoding flagellar hook-basal body complex protein FliE, producing MNSVRLILLTGMPGAGKSLVSKGAELLEIPVLTMGDIVREETEKRKLKPTPENTGLVAKKLREEYGKDVIAKLIFKKILNQKYEVVLIDGLRSLYELDFFKKSAKDITLIAIHASPKTRFQRLRNRNREDDPKTWEEFCNRDRRELEFGIGSVIALADIMIVNENISKNELLEKVCKILKEVARK